A window of Hevea brasiliensis isolate MT/VB/25A 57/8 chromosome 14, ASM3005281v1, whole genome shotgun sequence contains these coding sequences:
- the LOC110646951 gene encoding beta-glucosidase 13-like — MALATKHSLLLLGILVFFISLSAYTKPAMADDDDDDDIPADFSRKYFPDGFIFGTATSAYQIEGAANKSGRGPSVWDTFTHETPERILDHSNGDIAVDFYHHFREDIKNVKNMGFDAFRFSISWTRIIPSGRRREGVNQEGIDFYNDVINEIIKNDLKPFVTIFHWDTPQALEDKYGGFLSSNIVNDYRDYADLLFEKFGDRVQYWMTFNEPWALSGFAYDDGIFAPGRCSYWVNHQCPAGNSATEPYVVAHHLLLAHAAAVQVYREKYKKNQNGQIGITLFTFWFEPLSNRTVDIEASKTALDFMFGLWMDPLTYGRYPRRVRDLVGDRLLTFTDEETNLLRKSYDFIGLQYYTSYYAKPNYTVDPEYIRYKTDSHVNVTAYDYDGNLIGPQAYSPWFYIFPKGIRNLLNYTKDRYDDPVIYITENGVDNANNETESIDDALKDQFRIDYYRMHLWKALESLNNYTVNVKGYFAWSYLDNFEWNIGYTSRFGLYYVDYKDSQLKRYAKHSATWFHGFLNNALSKKSQPLNKITGQVTSGNSRKLGKYYIM; from the exons ATGGCTTTGGCTACTAAACACTCTCTTCTGCTGTTAGGGATTCTCGTCTTCTTCATAAGCTTGTCAGCTTATACTAAGCCAGCAAtggcagatgatgatgatgatgatgatatccCTGCAGATTTTAGCCGTAAGTATTTTCCAGATGGCTTTATTTTTGGGACTGCCACTTCTGCTTACCAG ATTGAAGGTGCAGCGAACAAATCAGGCAGAGGACCCAGTGTCTGGGACACATTTACCCATGAGACTCCAG AGAGGATATTAGATCACAGCAATGGAGACATAGCAGTTGATTTCTATCATCACTTCCGG GAAGAtataaaaaatgtgaaaaacatgGGGTTTGATGCTTTCAGATTCTCCATTTCATGGACTAGAATTATACCTA gtgGAAGGAGACGTGAAGGAGTGAATCAAGAAGGGATTGATTTTTACAATGAtgttattaatgaaattataaaaaatg ACCTAAAACCTTTTGTTACAATTTTTCATTGGGATACTCCTCAAGCCCTTGAGGACAAGTATGGTGGCTTTTTAAGCTCCAATATTGT GAATGATTATCGTGATTATGCGGATCTTCTCTTTGAAAAATTTGGTGATCGAGTGCAATATTGGATGACTTTCAATGAACCTTGGGCTCTTAGTGGATTTGCCTATGATGATGGAATTTTTGCCCCTGGTCGATGCTCATATTGGGTGAATCATCAATGTCCTGCTGGAAATTCAGCCACTGAACCTTATGTGGTTGCACATCATTTACTCCTTGCTCATGCTGCCGCTGTACAAGTATATCGAGAAAAGTACAAG AAAAATCAAAATGGCCAGATTGGGATAACACTTTTTACCTTTTGGTTTGAACCTCTCTCCAATAGAACAGTTGATATCGAAGCATCCAAAACAGCTCtagatttcatgtttggatt gtgGATGGATCCGCTAACCTATGGTCGATACCCAAGAAGAGTTCGAGATTTAGTTGGAGATAGATTGCTCACATTTACTGATGAAGAAACTAATTTGCTCAGAAAATCATATGATTTTATTGGGTTACAATACTACACTTCATATTATGCAAAACCCAATTATACAGTTGATCCAGAATACATCAGATATAAAACTGATAGTCATGTTAATGTAACTG CTTATGATTATGATGGTAATCTCATTGGTCCACAG GCTTACTCACCTTGGTTTTACATTTTTCCGAAAGGTATCCGAAATCTGTTGAACTATACCAAAGACAGATATGATGATCCAGTAATTTATATTACTGAGAATG GGGTTGACAATGCCAATAACGAAACTGAAAGTATTGACGACGCGCTTAAGGATCAATTTAGAATAGACTACTACCGAATGCATTTATGGAAAGCATTGGAATCTCTCAA TAATTACACTGTTAATGTCAAAGGTTACTTTGCATGGTCATATTTGGACAACTTCGAATGGAATATTGGTTACACTTCAAGGTTTGGTTTATACTATGTAGACTACAAAGATAGCCAGCTGAAAAGATATGCTAAGCATTCAGCTACATGGTTCCACGGTTTTCTGAACAATGCACTCTCTAAGAAGTCACAGCCTTTAAACAAGATCACCGGCCAAGTTACTTCAGGGAACTCAAGGAAGCTTGGCAAATACTACATAATGTGA